From Streptomyces cyaneogriseus subsp. noncyanogenus, the proteins below share one genomic window:
- a CDS encoding IucA/IucC family protein: protein MSLADAVAHLTPEHWEKASRLLIRKALAEFAHERLITPEPDGEAYVVRSDDGQTRYRFTAVRRALDHWQVDAASITRHRDGAELPLAALDFFIELKESLGLSDEILPVYLEEISSTLSGTCYKLTKPQVTSAELARAGFQAIETGMTEGHPCFVANNGRLGFGIHEYLSYAPETASPIRLVWLAAHRSRAAFTAGAGIEYESFFRQELGEETLERFHGVLTGQGLDPADYLLIPVHPWQWWNKLSVTFAAEVARRHLVCLGEGDDEYLAQQSIRTFFNTTHPEKHYVKTALSVLNMGFMRGLSAAYMEATPAINDWLARLIEGDPVLKSTGLSIIRERAAVGYRHLEYEQATDRYSPYRKMLAALWRESPVPSLQDGESLATMASLVHVDHEGASFAGALIERSGLAPKEWLRRYLRAYYTPLLHSFYAYDLVYMPHGENVILVLRDGVVQRAVYKDIAEEIAVMDPDAVLPPEVSRIRVEVPDDKKLLSIFTDVFDCYFRFLAANLATEGILPEDGFWDTVAEVTREYQESVPELADKFARYDMFAPEFALSCLNRLQLRNNKQMVDLADPSGALQLVGNLKNPLAGR, encoded by the coding sequence ATGAGCCTGGCCGACGCCGTCGCCCACCTGACCCCCGAGCACTGGGAGAAGGCCAGCCGCCTGCTGATCCGCAAGGCGCTCGCCGAGTTCGCGCACGAGCGGCTCATCACCCCCGAGCCGGACGGGGAGGCGTACGTCGTCCGCAGCGACGACGGCCAGACCCGCTACCGGTTCACCGCGGTCCGCCGCGCCCTGGACCACTGGCAGGTGGACGCCGCCTCGATCACCCGTCACCGCGACGGGGCGGAGCTTCCGCTGGCCGCCCTGGACTTCTTCATCGAGCTGAAGGAGTCCCTGGGGCTGAGCGACGAGATCCTGCCGGTGTACCTGGAGGAGATCTCTTCCACCCTCTCCGGCACCTGCTACAAGCTGACCAAGCCGCAGGTGACCTCCGCCGAGCTGGCGCGGGCCGGGTTCCAGGCCATCGAGACCGGCATGACCGAGGGCCACCCCTGCTTCGTCGCCAACAACGGGCGGCTCGGCTTCGGCATCCACGAGTACCTGTCGTACGCGCCCGAGACGGCGAGCCCCATCCGCCTGGTGTGGCTGGCCGCGCACCGCTCCCGGGCGGCGTTCACGGCCGGTGCCGGCATCGAGTACGAGTCCTTCTTCCGCCAGGAGCTGGGCGAGGAGACCCTGGAGCGCTTCCACGGCGTGCTCACCGGCCAGGGCCTGGACCCGGCCGACTACCTGCTCATCCCGGTCCACCCCTGGCAGTGGTGGAACAAGCTCTCCGTCACCTTCGCCGCCGAGGTGGCCCGCAGGCATCTCGTCTGCCTCGGCGAGGGCGACGACGAGTACCTGGCGCAGCAGTCCATCCGTACCTTCTTCAACACCACCCACCCCGAGAAGCACTACGTGAAGACGGCGCTGTCCGTCCTCAACATGGGCTTCATGCGCGGGCTGTCGGCCGCCTACATGGAGGCCACCCCGGCGATCAACGACTGGCTGGCCCGGCTGATCGAGGGCGACCCGGTGCTGAAGTCGACGGGTCTGTCGATCATCCGGGAGCGGGCGGCCGTCGGCTACCGGCACCTGGAGTACGAGCAGGCCACCGACCGCTACTCGCCCTACCGCAAGATGCTGGCCGCGCTGTGGCGGGAGAGCCCGGTGCCCTCCCTCCAGGACGGCGAGTCGCTGGCCACCATGGCGTCCCTGGTCCACGTCGACCACGAGGGGGCGTCCTTCGCGGGCGCGCTGATCGAGCGGTCCGGGCTGGCGCCGAAGGAGTGGCTGCGGCGCTATCTGCGGGCGTACTACACCCCGCTGCTGCACAGCTTCTACGCCTACGACCTGGTCTACATGCCGCACGGCGAGAACGTCATCCTGGTGCTGAGGGACGGCGTGGTGCAGCGCGCCGTCTACAAGGACATCGCCGAGGAGATCGCGGTCATGGACCCCGACGCGGTGCTGCCGCCGGAGGTGTCCCGGATCCGCGTCGAGGTGCCGGACGACAAGAAGCTGCTGTCCATCTTCACGGACGTCTTCGACTGCTACTTCCGCTTCCTCGCCGCCAACCTCGCCACCGAGGGGATCCTCCCGGAGGACGGCTTCTGGGACACGGTCGCGGAGGTCACCCGCGAGTACCAGGAGTCGGTGCCGGAACTGGCCGACAAGTTCGCCCGGTACGACATGTTCGCTCCCGAGTTCGCGCTGTCCTGCCTCAACCGGCTCCAGTTGCGCAACAACAAGCAGATGGTCGACCTCGCGGACCCCTCCGGAGCGCTCCAGCTCGTGGGGAACCTGAAGAACCCCCTCGCCGGGCGGTAG
- a CDS encoding beta-N-acetylhexosaminidase, producing the protein MARLLGTLLLVAAGTFTATGAAAAPDAAAPVPLDRVIPAPASVDPGGSPYRITRGTHIRVDGPREARRVGEYLAGVLRPSTGYRLPVTSRGEGGIRLRLADGPYGSEGYRLDSRRSGVTITAREPAGLFHGVQTLRQLLPAAVEKDSAQPGPWLVAGGTIEDTPRYAWRGAMLDVARHFFTVDEVKRYIDQIALYKINKLHLHLSDDQGWRIAVDSWPRLAPYGGSTEVGGGPGGYYTKEQYKEIVRYAGSRHLEVVPEIDMPGHTNAALASYAELNCDGVAPPLYTGIKVGFSSLCVGKDITYDFIDDVVREVAALTPGRYFHIGGDEAHSTSHADYVAFMDRVQPVVAKYGKTVIGWHQLTGATPAEGALAQYWGLDRTSAAEKAQVAKAAQNGTGLILSPADRSYLDMKYTKDTPLGLSWAGYVEVRRSYDWDPGAYLPGAPASAIRGVEAPLWSEAIENSAHIDHMAFPRLPGIAELGWSPASTHDWDAYKERLAAQAPRWEALGIGFYRSPQVPWPAAQE; encoded by the coding sequence ATGGCCAGGCTGCTCGGCACCCTGCTGCTGGTGGCCGCCGGCACCTTCACCGCCACCGGTGCCGCCGCGGCACCGGACGCCGCGGCCCCCGTCCCCCTGGACCGGGTGATCCCGGCCCCCGCCTCGGTCGACCCGGGCGGATCCCCGTACCGCATCACGCGCGGCACCCACATCCGAGTCGACGGCCCCCGTGAGGCCCGCCGGGTCGGCGAGTACCTCGCCGGCGTGCTGCGGCCCTCGACCGGCTACCGGCTGCCCGTCACCTCCCGCGGCGAGGGAGGCATCCGGCTGCGCCTGGCCGACGGCCCCTACGGGAGCGAGGGCTACCGCCTCGACAGCCGCCGCTCGGGCGTCACCATCACCGCCCGCGAGCCCGCCGGCCTCTTCCACGGCGTGCAGACGCTGCGGCAGCTCCTGCCGGCCGCCGTCGAGAAGGACTCCGCCCAGCCCGGCCCCTGGCTGGTGGCGGGCGGCACCATCGAGGACACCCCGCGCTACGCCTGGCGCGGCGCCATGCTCGACGTCGCCCGGCACTTCTTCACCGTCGACGAGGTCAAGCGGTACATCGACCAGATCGCCCTCTACAAGATCAACAAGCTGCATCTGCACCTGAGCGACGACCAGGGCTGGCGGATCGCCGTGGACTCCTGGCCGCGCCTGGCCCCCTACGGCGGCTCCACCGAGGTGGGCGGCGGTCCCGGCGGCTACTACACCAAGGAGCAGTACAAGGAGATCGTGCGCTACGCGGGCTCGCGCCATCTGGAGGTCGTGCCCGAGATCGACATGCCGGGCCACACCAACGCGGCCCTCGCCTCCTACGCCGAGCTGAACTGCGACGGCGTGGCACCCCCGCTCTACACCGGCATCAAGGTCGGCTTCAGCTCGCTGTGCGTCGGCAAGGACATCACCTACGACTTCATCGACGACGTCGTCCGCGAGGTCGCCGCCCTCACCCCGGGCCGGTACTTCCACATCGGCGGCGACGAGGCGCACTCCACCAGCCACGCCGACTACGTGGCGTTCATGGACCGGGTCCAGCCGGTCGTCGCCAAGTACGGCAAGACCGTCATCGGCTGGCACCAGCTCACCGGCGCCACCCCGGCCGAGGGGGCGCTCGCCCAGTACTGGGGCCTGGACCGCACCAGCGCCGCCGAGAAGGCGCAGGTGGCGAAGGCCGCGCAGAACGGCACGGGGCTGATCCTGTCCCCGGCCGACCGGTCCTACCTCGACATGAAGTACACCAAGGACACCCCGCTCGGTCTGTCCTGGGCGGGGTACGTCGAGGTGCGGCGGTCCTACGACTGGGACCCGGGCGCCTATCTGCCGGGCGCGCCCGCCTCCGCGATCCGGGGCGTCGAGGCACCGCTGTGGTCGGAGGCCATCGAGAACTCCGCCCACATCGACCACATGGCCTTCCCCCGGCTGCCGGGCATCGCCGAGCTGGGCTGGTCGCCGGCGTCCACGCACGACTGGGACGCCTACAAGGAACGGCTCGCGGCGCAGGCGCCGCGCTGGGAGGCGCTCGGCATCGGCTTCTACCGGTCGCCCCAGGTGCCCTGGCCGGCGGCGCAGGAGTAG
- a CDS encoding DUF4429 domain-containing protein produces the protein MAEIIRKDGTWVFDGDALRLTPGRDKNVGLLRRSLGELTVPLRALAGVSFEQGRRSGRLRLRLRDGADPLLHATGGRLAEPHDPYGLTVEPDRYGVAAYLVDEVRSALLLEQVPAGPVDEYLLPGPAVPLSVSAGDGTASFDGEQVRLEWNWKTEDAKAAAGTRTLALADIAAVEWQPAVGLENGHLRFTVRNAPTEAPAKYDPNAVELWGFKKDPLMALVAAAVQARLPHPARPAAERPAPLPAPAPATASAPSSASGTEDAHDALLRRLRELGDLHRGGVLTDEEFALAKQAVLKRM, from the coding sequence ATGGCGGAAATCATCCGGAAGGACGGCACGTGGGTCTTCGACGGCGACGCCCTGCGGTTGACCCCGGGACGGGACAAGAACGTCGGCCTGCTGCGCAGGAGCCTGGGTGAACTCACGGTCCCGCTGCGGGCGCTGGCGGGGGTCTCGTTCGAGCAGGGGCGCAGGTCCGGCCGGTTGCGGCTGCGCCTGCGGGACGGCGCGGACCCGCTGCTCCACGCCACCGGCGGGCGGCTGGCCGAGCCGCACGACCCCTACGGGCTGACCGTGGAGCCCGACCGGTACGGCGTCGCCGCCTATCTGGTGGACGAGGTCCGCAGCGCCCTGCTCCTGGAGCAGGTGCCGGCCGGGCCGGTGGACGAGTACCTGCTGCCGGGGCCGGCCGTGCCGCTGTCGGTGTCGGCCGGGGACGGCACGGCGAGCTTCGACGGCGAGCAGGTTCGCCTGGAGTGGAACTGGAAGACGGAGGACGCCAAGGCCGCCGCCGGCACCCGCACGCTGGCGCTGGCCGACATCGCGGCCGTGGAGTGGCAGCCGGCGGTCGGCCTGGAGAACGGGCATCTGCGCTTCACGGTGCGCAACGCGCCGACCGAGGCGCCGGCCAAGTACGACCCCAACGCCGTGGAGCTGTGGGGGTTCAAGAAGGACCCGCTGATGGCGCTGGTCGCCGCCGCCGTGCAGGCCCGGCTGCCGCACCCGGCCCGCCCGGCCGCCGAGCGCCCCGCTCCCCTGCCCGCTCCCGCGCCCGCCACCGCGTCCGCGCCCTCCTCCGCCTCCGGGACGGAGGACGCACACGACGCGCTGCTGCGGCGGCTGCGCGAGCTGGGCGACCTGCACCGCGGCGGGGTGCTGACGGACGAGGAGTTCGCCCTGGCCAAGCAGGCGGTGCTCAAGCGGATGTGA
- a CDS encoding GNAT family N-acetyltransferase — protein sequence MSTTTGIGSLTFRPLDPTRDAELLHGWVTHPKAAFWMMQDAGLEEVERAYTEIAADDHHHAYLGLHDGEPAFLMEKYDPAQRELVGLYEPQPGDVGMHFLVAPAERPIHGFTKAVITAVMEFLFADPAVRRVVVEPDVGNKAVHALNAAVGFVPEREIQKPEKKALLSFCTREQFEKAVSA from the coding sequence ATGAGCACCACCACCGGCATCGGATCCCTCACCTTCCGCCCCCTCGACCCCACCCGGGACGCCGAGCTGCTCCACGGCTGGGTCACCCACCCCAAGGCCGCGTTCTGGATGATGCAGGACGCCGGGCTGGAGGAGGTCGAGCGCGCGTACACGGAGATCGCCGCCGACGACCACCACCACGCCTACCTCGGCCTGCACGACGGCGAGCCCGCCTTCCTGATGGAGAAGTACGACCCGGCCCAGCGCGAGCTGGTCGGCCTGTACGAGCCGCAGCCGGGCGACGTCGGCATGCACTTCCTGGTGGCGCCGGCCGAGCGCCCGATCCACGGCTTCACCAAGGCGGTCATCACCGCCGTGATGGAGTTCCTGTTCGCCGACCCGGCGGTCCGGCGCGTGGTCGTCGAGCCCGACGTGGGCAACAAGGCGGTGCACGCCCTGAACGCGGCCGTCGGCTTCGTGCCCGAGCGCGAGATACAGAAGCCGGAGAAGAAGGCGCTGCTGAGCTTCTGCACGCGCGAGCAGTTCGAGAAGGCGGTGTCCGCATGA
- a CDS encoding lysine N(6)-hydroxylase/L-ornithine N(5)-oxygenase family protein — MTARPEAPETTYDFVGVGLGPFNLGLACLTEPIAELNGVFLESKPDFEWHAGMFLDGAHLQTPFMSDLVTLADPTSPYSFLNYLKEKGRLYSFYIRENFYPLRVEYDDYCRWAASKLSCVRFSTTVTEVTYEDELYVVRTTDGDTYRARRLVLGTGTPPYIPDACRGLAGDFIHNSRYVQNRAELTKKKSITLVGSGQSAAEIYYDLLGEIDVHGYQLNWVTRSPRFFPLEYTKLTLEMTSPEYIDYYRALPEATRYRLTAEQKGLFKGIDGDLINEIFDLLYQKNLGGPVPTRLLTNSALTDARYQDGTYTLAFRQEEQGKDFELRSDGLILATGYKYVEPEFLKPVRDRLRYDAQGNFDVGRNYAIDVTGQGVFLQNAGVHTHSITSPDLGMGAYRNSYIIRELLGREYYPVEKTIAFQEFGV; from the coding sequence TTGACCGCGCGTCCTGAAGCCCCGGAAACCACCTACGACTTCGTGGGGGTCGGACTGGGCCCCTTCAACCTCGGCCTGGCCTGCCTGACCGAGCCCATCGCCGAACTGAACGGCGTCTTCCTGGAGTCCAAGCCGGACTTCGAGTGGCACGCCGGCATGTTCCTGGACGGCGCCCACCTCCAGACGCCGTTCATGTCGGACCTGGTCACCCTCGCCGACCCGACGTCCCCCTACTCCTTCCTCAACTACCTGAAGGAGAAGGGCCGGCTGTACTCGTTCTACATCAGGGAGAACTTCTACCCCCTGCGGGTCGAGTACGACGACTACTGCCGCTGGGCCGCGTCCAAGCTGAGCTGCGTCCGCTTCTCCACGACGGTCACCGAGGTGACGTACGAGGACGAGCTGTACGTGGTGCGCACGACGGACGGCGACACCTACCGCGCCCGCCGGCTCGTCCTCGGCACCGGCACCCCGCCCTACATCCCGGACGCCTGCCGCGGCCTGGCCGGGGACTTCATCCACAACTCCCGCTACGTGCAGAACCGGGCGGAGCTGACGAAGAAGAAGTCGATCACGCTGGTCGGCAGCGGCCAGTCCGCCGCCGAGATCTACTACGACCTGCTCGGCGAGATCGACGTCCACGGCTACCAGCTCAACTGGGTGACGCGCTCCCCGCGCTTCTTCCCGCTGGAGTACACCAAGCTCACGCTGGAGATGACCTCCCCGGAGTACATCGACTACTACCGGGCGCTGCCGGAGGCCACCCGCTACCGCCTCACCGCCGAGCAGAAGGGCCTGTTCAAGGGCATCGACGGCGACCTGATCAACGAGATCTTCGACCTGCTGTACCAGAAGAACCTCGGCGGCCCGGTCCCCACCCGCCTGCTCACCAACTCGGCGCTCACCGACGCCCGCTACCAGGACGGCACCTACACCCTCGCCTTCCGCCAGGAGGAGCAGGGCAAGGACTTCGAGCTGCGTTCCGACGGGCTGATCCTGGCCACCGGCTACAAGTACGTGGAGCCGGAGTTCCTCAAGCCGGTCCGCGACCGGCTGCGCTACGACGCGCAGGGCAACTTCGACGTCGGCCGCAACTACGCCATCGACGTCACCGGCCAGGGCGTCTTCCTCCAGAACGCCGGCGTCCACACGCACAGCATCACCTCGCCCGACCTGGGTATGGGCGCCTACCGCAACAGCTACATCATCCGGGAGCTGCTCGGCAGGGAGTACTACCCGGTCGAGAAGACCATCGCGTTCCAGGAGTTCGGCGTATGA